In one window of Falco cherrug isolate bFalChe1 chromosome 12, bFalChe1.pri, whole genome shotgun sequence DNA:
- the LOC129737167 gene encoding 14 kDa phosphohistidine phosphatase-like has product MAAVRDVEIDPEGTFKYILVRLQRPGGEERRDIVRGTKAAEFHNHIFEKVNPEMEKLGYECKCLGGGKIEHNSKDKKIRVFGLSTGYGKADHSVTVEILKKVYTDYEITWSDDKK; this is encoded by the exons ATGGCGGCGGTGCGGGACGTGGAGATCGATCCCGAGGGCACGTTCAAGTACATCCTGGTGCGCCTGCAGCGCCCGGGCGGCGAGGAGCGGCGCGATATCGTCCGCGGCACCAAGGCGGCCGAGTTCCACA AtcatatatttgaaaaagtaaatCCTGAGATGGAAAAGCTGGGATATGAGTGCAAGTGCCTTGGAGGAGGGAAAATTGAGCATAAtagcaaagacaagaaaataaggGTATTCGGGCTCTCTACT GGCTATGGAAAAGCAGATCATTCGGTGACTGTAGAGATACTGAAAAAAGTGTATACAGATTATGAAATTACATGGTCAGATGACAAGAAATAA
- the METTL18 gene encoding histidine protein methyltransferase 1 homolog: protein MDFRFNFFIDKNENDEPDALGKVDLELHSPKHKQESTGKKQQTAATAAGASLKLGADAQQDETPSKFFKAAKEHSIPEDPNKILENKVMEITSGLYSVNVSVVETMCLDGVDAEGIISKSVSSRSDLIPGVYEGGLKIWECTFDLIDYFSEAEIQFTNKAVLDLGCGAGLLGIVALKGKAGKVHFQDYNSTVIDEITLPNVVANCTSKGSRLDGRDNRRTNKPPSKRPRKAECLPDMLTKCRFFSGAWSEVSQLLRSSNSSFSKYDIILTSETIYNPEYYSALHNTLAELLDKNGRVYLGSKVHYFGVGGGISLFETFIEERNVFRTSIVKTIDEGLQRCIMEIAFKDSI from the coding sequence ATGGATTTCcgatttaatttttttattgacaAAAATGAGAACGATGAACCAGACGCTCTGGGTAAGGTGGACTTAGAGTTGCACTCACCAAAACACAAGCAAGAATCCacaggaaagaagcagcaaactgCTGCTACTGCGGCAGGTGCCAGCCTGAAGCTGGGTGCTGATGCACAGCAAGATGAGACACCGTCAAAGTTCTTTAAAGCTGCCAAGGAGCACAGTATACCTGAAGATCCCAACaaaatattggaaaataaaGTAATGGAAATTACATCAGGCTTGTATTCGGTGAATGTGTCTGTAGTGGAAACTATGTGTTTGGATGGTGTGGATGCAGAAGGCATCATATCTAAAAGTGTTTCTTCTCGCTCTGATCTCATCCCGGGAGTCTATGAAGGAGGGCTGAAGATCTGGGAATGCACCTTTGATCTCATAGACTACTTTTCCGAGGCTGAAATACAGTTTACCAACAAGGCTGTGTTGGATcttggctgtggggcaggactGCTGGGAATCGTTGCTTTAAAGGGTAAAGCTGGAAAAGTCCATTTTCAGGACTACAACAGCACAGTGATTGATGAAATAACCTTGCCTAACGTGGTGGCTAATTGTacaagcaaaggcagcaggctGGACGGTAGGGACAACAGAAGAACCAACAAGCCTCCTTCAAAGAggcccaggaaagcagagtgCTTGCCTGATATGCTCaccaaatgcagatttttttctggggcATGGTCTGAAGTCAGCCAGCTCCTGCGAAGCAGCAACAGCTCCTTTTCAAAGTATGACATAATTCTCACATCTGAGACCATCTATAATCCCGAGTACTACAGTGCTTTGCACAATACACTGGCTGAGCTCTTGGATAAAAATGGACGCGTGTATTTGGGAAGCAAAGTACATTATTTTGGTGTTGGTGGTGGTATCTCCCTCTTTGAAACATTCATTGAAGAAAGGAATGTGTTTAGGACCAGCATAGTTAAAACAATTGATGAAGGACTACAGCGATGTATTATGGAAATAGCCTTTAAAGattccatttaa